The proteins below come from a single Roseiflexus sp. RS-1 genomic window:
- a CDS encoding glycosyltransferase family 4 protein, whose product MRVLIIGLGGISRHFRNWPERTLGQALVHAGHEVYALTYWQPEAPHLGLVERAETIDGVRVIRVRPRIAPNRDLVAVLRNIPRPDIVHLMHPRNVLAWGAVRWLRQERVPVCWTWLGPYHDRWLVDDRERPYERPPHPERLIFTWFDLARRVAREPLRLRDHWRNFAIHAPLKHVNRFIPCSRHEAGVLTQLGFGKRVGPVVPLWLDMEFMHGPAPAPPALTRPIIPYIGQLTIRKCYDMIIDAMPTIVRRYPQASFVFVTHNQAQRADLMRRAAAYGIERNLHFPGTISEEEKLALLRASDVLPFPSRYEGFGLPLLEGMAAGVPVISTDIPVVNEIVVHGENGLLIPYDDTDALARAILSVLDDQNLRNRLIAGGQRALTERFAPERLVRHIIDVYEDVLAER is encoded by the coding sequence GTGCGCGTTCTGATCATTGGACTGGGCGGCATCAGTCGCCATTTTCGCAACTGGCCCGAGCGGACGCTTGGTCAGGCGCTGGTGCATGCCGGGCATGAAGTCTATGCCCTGACCTACTGGCAACCTGAAGCACCACATCTTGGTCTGGTCGAGCGCGCCGAAACGATCGATGGCGTTCGGGTCATACGGGTGCGCCCGCGAATTGCGCCGAACCGCGATCTTGTTGCTGTGCTGCGCAACATTCCACGTCCAGATATTGTGCATCTGATGCATCCGCGCAATGTGCTGGCATGGGGTGCAGTGCGCTGGTTGCGGCAGGAACGTGTGCCGGTCTGCTGGACGTGGCTCGGACCGTACCACGACCGCTGGCTGGTGGATGATCGTGAGCGTCCATATGAGCGTCCGCCCCACCCTGAGCGCCTGATTTTCACCTGGTTCGACCTGGCGCGCCGGGTGGCGCGTGAACCGTTGCGCCTGCGCGATCACTGGCGAAACTTTGCGATCCACGCTCCACTGAAGCACGTTAATCGCTTCATCCCCTGCTCCCGCCACGAAGCCGGGGTTCTGACGCAACTCGGCTTTGGCAAACGGGTGGGACCGGTTGTACCGCTCTGGCTCGACATGGAGTTTATGCATGGTCCGGCGCCGGCGCCGCCTGCCCTGACCCGACCGATCATTCCGTATATCGGGCAGTTGACCATCCGCAAATGCTACGACATGATCATCGATGCCATGCCGACAATTGTACGTCGATACCCGCAGGCATCTTTCGTGTTCGTCACCCACAACCAGGCACAACGCGCTGATCTGATGCGGCGAGCTGCAGCGTACGGCATCGAGCGCAATCTGCATTTCCCTGGTACGATCAGCGAAGAAGAGAAACTGGCGCTGTTGCGCGCCAGCGATGTACTCCCTTTTCCTTCCCGCTACGAAGGGTTTGGCCTGCCGCTCCTCGAAGGCATGGCTGCCGGTGTACCGGTTATCTCGACCGATATCCCCGTTGTAAATGAGATCGTTGTTCATGGTGAGAATGGGCTGCTCATCCCTTACGATGACACCGATGCGCTGGCGCGCGCCATCCTGAGCGTTCTCGATGATCAAAACCTGCGCAATCGCCTGATAGCAGGCGGTCAACGTGCGCTGACCGAGCGTTTTGCGCCAGAGCGTCTGGTTCGTCACATCATTGATGTGTACGAGGACGTTCTGGCAGAGCGTTGA
- a CDS encoding glycosyltransferase family 4 protein produces the protein MRIALYNLTTTTKFGGVESFVWDLGRELARRGHAVTIIGGVGKRRELAPGVRVLMFPFIDRYRFQTLPLLRRAYAEAKLLERLSLAIAALPELIAGGYDIIHIQKPYDLGPALLARRLGGARVVLGCHGEDFYPGDTLLAPRIDAAVSCSRFNARTVATRYGFEPTVVFNGIDTNLFRPTAPDPNIVRTDGTPLLLWVGRLQPWKGVDVALHALQEIPRAHLMIVGDGETRADLERLAQELGLAERVHFLGALPRERLPSIYAAADLLLATSFASETFGIGLVEAQACGLPVVASRFGGFPEVIDEGHTGLLVPPRDPTALAAAVRTLLNDPERRRAMADAAPGWAAQFSWSAVADRVEAAYRAACNSKM, from the coding sequence ATGCGCATTGCACTCTACAATCTGACAACGACAACAAAGTTTGGCGGTGTGGAAAGTTTTGTATGGGACCTGGGGCGCGAACTGGCGCGTCGCGGGCACGCAGTGACAATTATCGGCGGAGTGGGGAAACGCCGTGAGCTGGCGCCGGGAGTTCGGGTGCTGATGTTCCCGTTTATTGATCGCTATCGGTTTCAGACGCTGCCGTTGCTCCGCCGCGCATATGCCGAAGCCAAACTGCTCGAACGTCTGTCCCTGGCAATCGCTGCACTGCCGGAACTGATCGCTGGCGGATACGACATCATCCACATTCAAAAACCGTATGACCTGGGTCCGGCGCTCCTGGCGCGACGCCTTGGCGGAGCGCGGGTGGTGCTGGGGTGCCACGGCGAAGATTTCTATCCGGGCGACACACTGCTCGCGCCGCGCATCGATGCCGCAGTATCGTGCAGTCGTTTCAATGCTCGCACTGTGGCAACACGCTACGGGTTCGAGCCGACTGTCGTGTTCAACGGGATCGACACGAACCTGTTTCGTCCGACAGCGCCCGATCCCAACATCGTTCGCACCGATGGAACACCGCTCCTCTTGTGGGTCGGTCGGCTGCAACCCTGGAAGGGGGTCGATGTTGCTCTCCACGCCTTACAGGAGATTCCGCGTGCGCATCTGATGATCGTCGGCGATGGCGAAACTCGCGCAGACCTGGAGCGACTGGCACAGGAACTGGGACTGGCGGAGCGGGTACACTTCCTGGGCGCCCTGCCACGTGAACGTCTCCCGTCGATCTACGCCGCAGCCGATCTGCTGCTCGCCACCAGTTTTGCCAGCGAGACGTTCGGCATCGGTCTGGTCGAAGCGCAGGCGTGCGGGCTGCCGGTTGTCGCATCGCGCTTCGGCGGCTTCCCTGAAGTGATCGACGAAGGACACACCGGACTCCTCGTGCCGCCACGCGACCCGACTGCGCTGGCAGCAGCGGTGCGCACACTGCTCAACGATCCGGAGCGCCGTCGTGCAATGGCTGACGCTGCGCCGGGTTGGGCTGCACAGTTCTCGTGGTCTGCTGTGGCAGATCGGGTGGAAGCGGCATACCGGGCTGCCTGCAACAGTAAGATGTAA
- a CDS encoding class I SAM-dependent methyltransferase has translation MMTQPSAVPTELEQAIDPWLRHMRWRRDFTRWRERRINQEAYQSDRLARLEQIAGRVDGVRLLDLGAGMGGFAVAAALRGAQVVASEYNPAYCRIILLRAARYHLRVPVINTAGEALPLPDAAFDAVVCWDVIEHVQSPEQVLREIARVLRPGGVALITVINRRAWIDPHYHMRGINWMPRPFAEWLIARRGRSKQGAAFRDMQRLSDMHYFEYQTFTALAARCGFCVRDLREEELLRGTLSSPKPAHRIARAALRRLGLERAAYRLQRDWYTGMFELGLVKQ, from the coding sequence ATGATGACCCAACCATCCGCTGTACCAACCGAACTCGAGCAGGCGATTGATCCCTGGCTGCGGCATATGCGCTGGCGGCGCGACTTTACGCGCTGGCGCGAGCGGCGCATCAATCAGGAAGCGTACCAGAGCGACCGGCTTGCCCGTCTGGAACAGATTGCCGGACGGGTCGATGGAGTGCGACTGCTCGATCTCGGCGCCGGCATGGGCGGCTTTGCGGTTGCGGCAGCGCTACGTGGCGCGCAGGTTGTCGCCAGCGAATATAATCCAGCCTACTGTCGGATCATTCTGCTGCGCGCGGCGCGTTACCACCTGCGCGTGCCGGTGATCAACACCGCTGGCGAAGCGTTGCCGTTGCCTGATGCAGCATTCGATGCTGTGGTATGCTGGGATGTCATTGAGCACGTGCAGTCGCCGGAACAGGTGCTGCGCGAGATTGCGCGGGTGTTGCGCCCTGGTGGCGTGGCGCTGATAACGGTGATCAACCGACGAGCCTGGATCGATCCGCACTACCATATGCGGGGGATCAACTGGATGCCGCGCCCGTTTGCCGAATGGTTGATCGCGCGCCGCGGGCGCAGCAAGCAGGGCGCTGCGTTTCGTGATATGCAGCGGTTGAGTGACATGCACTATTTCGAGTACCAGACATTCACGGCGCTCGCGGCGCGCTGCGGATTCTGCGTGCGCGATCTCCGCGAAGAAGAACTGCTGCGTGGAACGCTCTCCAGTCCGAAACCGGCGCACCGCATCGCGCGAGCGGCGCTGCGCCGCCTGGGGTTGGAGCGCGCTGCGTATCGCCTGCAACGCGACTGGTACACCGGCATGTTTGAACTGGGACTGGTCAAACAGTAG